The Pseudomonas wenzhouensis genome has a segment encoding these proteins:
- the sstT gene encoding serine/threonine transporter SstT yields MSQALHPALQLLNRTSLVTQIIIGLLAGIALAVIAPQAALSVAFIGNVFISALKAVAPVLVFILVMSSIANHQQGQQTHIRPILLMYLLGTFSAALVAVVACFLFPSSLVLSSQAAELTPPGGIGEVLKTLLMNVVDNPVNALLKGNFIGILAWAIGLGFAFRHASAGSKQLLSDLSNGVTAIVKLVIRLAPLGIFGLVAATLAESGFDALLGYLHLLVVLVGCMLLVALVVNPALVYWKIRRNPYPLVFTCLRESGITAFFTRSSAANIPVNLQLSQRLGLHEETYSVSIPLGATINMAGAAITITVLTMAAVHTLGIPVDLPTALLLSVLASISACGASGVAGGSLLLIPLACSLFGIPNDVAMQIVAIGFIIGIVQDSAETALNSSTDVLFTAAACIAQEQRKG; encoded by the coding sequence ATGTCCCAAGCCCTTCACCCTGCCCTGCAGCTACTCAACCGCACCAGCCTGGTGACACAGATCATCATCGGCCTGCTGGCAGGTATCGCCCTGGCCGTAATCGCTCCGCAGGCGGCACTGTCCGTCGCATTCATCGGCAACGTATTCATCTCTGCGTTAAAGGCCGTCGCTCCGGTACTGGTGTTCATCCTGGTGATGTCATCCATCGCCAACCACCAGCAAGGCCAGCAGACTCACATTCGCCCGATTCTGCTGATGTACCTGCTCGGCACCTTCAGCGCCGCCCTGGTCGCGGTAGTGGCCTGCTTCCTCTTCCCTTCCTCGCTGGTGCTGAGTAGCCAGGCCGCCGAGCTGACGCCCCCTGGCGGCATCGGCGAAGTCCTCAAGACGCTGCTGATGAACGTGGTCGACAACCCGGTCAATGCCCTACTGAAAGGTAACTTCATCGGTATCCTGGCCTGGGCTATCGGCCTCGGCTTCGCCTTCCGCCATGCCAGCGCCGGTAGCAAGCAACTGCTGAGCGACCTGTCCAACGGCGTGACGGCCATCGTCAAGCTGGTGATCCGCCTGGCGCCGCTGGGCATCTTCGGCCTGGTCGCCGCCACCCTCGCCGAATCCGGCTTCGACGCCCTGCTCGGTTATCTGCACCTGCTGGTGGTGCTGGTCGGCTGCATGCTGCTGGTGGCCCTGGTGGTCAACCCGGCGCTGGTGTACTGGAAGATTCGTCGCAACCCCTACCCGCTGGTGTTCACCTGCCTGCGCGAAAGCGGCATCACCGCTTTCTTCACCCGTAGCTCGGCCGCCAACATTCCGGTCAACCTGCAACTGAGCCAGCGCCTGGGCCTGCACGAAGAAACCTACTCGGTCTCCATTCCGCTAGGCGCCACCATCAACATGGCCGGTGCCGCCATCACCATCACCGTACTGACCATGGCTGCAGTACACACCCTGGGCATCCCCGTCGATCTACCCACCGCCCTGCTGCTTAGCGTGCTGGCTTCGATCAGCGCCTGCGGCGCCTCGGGTGTGGCCGGTGGCTCGCTGCTGCTGATCCCGCTGGCGTGCAGCCTGTTCGGCATTCCCAACGACGTGGCCATGCAGATCGTCGCAATCGGTTTCATCATCGGCATCGTTCAGGACTCGGCGGAAACCGCACTGAACTCCTCCACCGATGTGCTGTTCACAGCCGCCGCGTGCATAGCGCAAGAACAGCGCAAGGGCTGA